A stretch of the Hippoglossus hippoglossus isolate fHipHip1 chromosome 1, fHipHip1.pri, whole genome shotgun sequence genome encodes the following:
- the LOC117763484 gene encoding spectrin beta chain, non-erythrocytic 1-like isoform X1, giving the protein MMTTVAAEYDHMELQQQYSSSNDTVNNRWDDDWDNENSSARLFERSRIKALADEREAVQKKTFTKWVNSHLSRVSCRITDLYMDLRDGRMLIKLLEVLSGERLPKPTKGRMRIHCLENVDKALQFLKEQRVHLENMGCHDIVDGNHRLTLGLIWTIILRFQIQDISVETEDNKEKRSAKDALLLWCQMKTAGYPNVNIHNFSTSWRDGMAFNALIHKHRPDLIDFDKLKKSNAHYNLQNAFNLAEQHLGLTRLLDPEDISVDHPDEKSVITYVVTYYHYFSKMKALKVEGKRIGKVLDNAIETEKMIEKYESLASDLLEWIEQTIIILNNRKFANSLVGVQQQLQAFNTYRTVEKPPKFTEKGNLEVLLFTIQSKMRANNQKVYMPREGKLISDINKAWERLEKAEHERELALRTELIRQEKLEQLARRFDRKAAMRETWLSENQRLVSQDNFGFDLQAVEAATKKHEAIETDISAYEERVQAVVAVAKELEAEHYHDIKRITARKDNVIRLWEYLLELLKARRLRLEMNLGLQRVFQEMLYIMDWMDEMKMLLLSQDYGKHLLGVEDLLQKHALVEADIGIQADRVKAVTTNANKHSGNDSGYKPCDPQVIQDRVSHLEFSYQELIQLAAERRARLEESRRLWKFYWEMAEEEGWIREKEQILSSLEHGKDLTGALRLLSQQRALEDEMTGRAGHLHHTIAEGQAMVEAGHFGATRIQERIADLQAQWTALEQLAAARKKRLEEALALHQFQTDADDVDAWTLDALRIVSSGETGHDEFSTQALVRKHKDAAAEVVSYRPVIDLLHEQATSLPKEEAESEEVRGRLAGIEERYKEVAELTKLRKQALQDALALYKMFSEADACEVWIDEKEQWLNSLEIPEKLEDLEVIQHRFESLEPEMNNQASRVAVVNQIARQLMHNGHPSEKDIKTQQDKLNNRWSQFRDLVDQKKESLNSALGVQNYHLDCNETKSWIKEKTKVIESTQELGNDLTGVMALQRKLTGMERDLAAIEDKLGDLRGEAQRLAEEHPDQAKAITGRLAEINAVWEEMKNTLKNREESLGEARKLQQFLRELDDFQSWLSRTQTAIASEDMPNTLAEAEKLMAQHEGIKNEIQNYEEDYQKMRDMGEMVTQGQTDAQYMFLRQRLQALDTGWNELHKMWENRQNLLSQSHAYQLFLRDTKQAEAFLNNQEYVLAHTEMPSTLEGAEAAIRKQEDFMTTMDANEDKINGVVEAGRRLASDGNIDAERIQERVASIDERHKKNREAAVELLMRLKDNRDLQKFLQDCQELSLWINEKMLTAQDMTYDEARNLHSKWLKHQAFMAELQSNKEWLDKIQKEGMMLVSEKPETEAVVKEKLSALHAMWEELESTTQTKAQCLFDANKAELFTQSCTDLDKWLVGLEGQIQSDDYGKDLTSVNILLKKQQMLENQVEVRQKEVVELQSQVKALGQEVKDADEVDGRRQLVESKFQELLEPLRRRRNFLVESREVHQFNRDVEDEILWVQERMPVATSTDHGHNLQTVQLLIKKNQTLQKETQGHQPRIDDILERSQSLLRDESSNTDLIRQRLAELQQLWRQHMEEAECRHGRLEEAHKAQQYYFDAAEAEAWMSEQELYMMSEEKAKDELSAVTMLKKHQIVELAVEDYAETVHQLSKTSRGLVSDAHPESERISMRQSQVDKLYAGLKDLSEERRGKLDERLRLFQLNREVDDLEQWIAEREVVAGSHELGQDYEHVTMLQERFREFARDTGNIGQERVDAVNRLADELINAGHGDAATVAEWKDGLNEAWADLLELIDTRTQILAASFELHKFYNDAKEILGRILDKQKKLPEEVGRDQNTVETLQRMHTTFEHDIQALGTQVRQLQDDAVRLQSAYAGDKADDIQRRECEVLVAWRSLLEACDGRRLRLLDTGDKFRFFSMVRDLMLWMDDVIRLIEAQEKPRDVSSVELLMNNHQGIKAEIDARNDSFTACIELGKALLARKHYASEEIKEKLLQLTDKRKEMIDKWEDRWEWLRLILEVHQFSRDAGVAEAWLLGQEPYLSSREMGQSVDEVEKLIKRHEAFEKSAATWEERFSALERLTTLELLEVRRQQEEEERRRKPPSPEPPLIQHDESQQHSGVIVQNGLASDHDSPRDGEDGADLVNGVAERSSKEPSPTPSPTSGRKSKTSLSSTLPSKTQESPPSQLEGLLHRKHEWEGHNKKASNRSWHNVYCVINNQEIGFYKDTKAVAQGVPYHNEVPISLKEAACDVASDYKKKKHVFKLRVNDGNEFLFQAKDEEEMSTWIQAILNTSAADRSDVQGSLPGTPASGRAHTLPAAVTLTTESSPGKREKDKEKEKEKRFSLFSKKKQ; this is encoded by the exons ATGATGACGACGGTGGCCGCCGAGTACGACCacatggagctgcagcagcagtacaGCAGCAGCAACGACACGGTCAACAACCGCTGGGACGACGACTGGGACAATGAGAACAGCTCGGCCCGCCTGTTCGAGCGCTCCCGCATCAAGGCGCTCGCAG atgagcGGGAGGCGGTGCAGAAGAAGACCTTCACTAAATGGGTCAACTCTCACTTGTCCAGAGTCTCGTGCAGAATCACTGATCTTTACATGGATCTGAGAGACGGACGAATGCTCATCAAACTGCTGGAGGTTCTGTCAGGAGAGAGACTG ccgAAGCCGACCAAAGGTCGGATGCGTATCCACTGTCTGGAGAATGTGGACAAAGCTCTGCAGTTCCTGAAGGAGCAGCGGGTTCACCTGGAGAACATGGGATGTCACGACATTGTGGACGGAAACCACCGACTGACGCTCGGCCTCATCTGGACAATCATCCTCCGCTTCCAG ATCCAGGACATCAGTGTGGAGACTGAAGACAACAAAGAGAAGAGATCAGCTAAAGacgctctgctgctgtggtgtcagATGAAGACGGCAGG GTATCCCAACGTGAACATTCACAACTTCAGCACCAGCTGGAGAGACGGAATGGCGTTCAACGCTCTGATCCACAAACACAG GCCTGATCTGATCGACtttgacaaactgaaaaaatccAACGCTCACTACAACCTGCAGAACGCTTTCAACCTGGCAGAGCAACACCTGGGCCTCACCAGGCTGCTGGACCCCGAGG ACATCAGCGTGGACCATCCTGATGAGAAGTCAGTCATCACCTACGTGGTGACGTATTATCACTATTTCTCTAAGATGAAGGCTCTGAAGGTGGAGGGCAAACGCATCGGAAAG gTTCTGGACAACGCCATCGAAACGGAGAAGATGATCGAGAAGTACGAGTCTCTGGCGTCAGACCTGCTGGAGTGGATCGAACagaccatcatcatcctcaacAACAGGAAGTTCGCCAACTCTCTGGTcggagtccagcagcagctccaggcctTCAACACCTACCGCACCGTGGAGAAACCTCCAAA GTTCACAGAGAAGGGAAACCTGGAGGTTCTTCTCTTCACCATCCAGAGTAAGATGAGAGCCAACAACCAGAAGGTCTACATGCCCCGAGAGGGAAAACTCatctctgacatcaacaag GCCTGGGAGCGACTGGAAAAGGCCGAGCACGAGAGGGAGCTGGCTCTGAGGACGGAGCTCATTCGTCAGGAGAAACTGGAACAACTGGCCAGACGCTTCGACCGCAAAGCGGCCATGAGAGAGACCTGGCTCAGTGAGAACCAGAGGCTGGTGTCACAG GACAACTTTGGATTCGACCTTCAGGCTGTCGAGGCGGCCACCAAGAAGCATGAGGCAATTGAGACAGACATTTCAGCATACGAGGAGCGTGTCCAGGCTGTGGTTGCCGTAGCgaaggagctggaggcggaGCACTACCACGACATCAAACGCATCACTGCCAGGAAGGACAATGTGATCCGGCTGTGGGAGtatctgctggagctgctgaaggCCCGCAGACTCCGGCTGGAGATGAACCTGGGTCTGCAGAGAGTCTTCCAGGAGATGCTGTACATCATGGACTGGATGGATGAAATGAAG ATGCTACTGCTGTCCCAGGATTATGGGAAGCATCTGTTGGGTGTGGAGGACTTGCTGCAAAAACATGCCCTGGTGGAGGCCGACATCGGCATCCAGGCTGACCGGGTGAAGGCGGTCACCACAAACGCTAACAAGCACTCCGGCAACGACAGTG GCTACAAACCCTGCGACCCTCAGGTCATCCAGGACCGAGTTTCCCACCTTGAGTTTAGCTACCAGGAGCTGATCCAGCTGGCTGCCGAGCGTCGCGCCCGCCTGGAGGAGTCCCGTCGCCTCTGGAAGTTCTACTGGGAAATGGCTGAGGAGGAGGGCTGGATCCGTGAGAAGGAGCAGATCCTTTCTTCTCTCGAACATGGCAAGGACCTGACAGGGGCGCTGCGCCTCCTCAGCCAGCAGCGTGCTCTGGAGGATGAGATGACCGGCCGCGCTGGACACCTCCACCACACCATTGCTGAGGGCCAAGCCATGGTAGAGGCCGGTCACTTTGGTGCCACTAGGATTCAGGAGCGTATTGCTGACCTGCAGGCTCAGTGGACGGCACTGGAGCAGCTGGCAGCAGCGAGGAagaagaggctggaggaggcTCTGGCCCTGCACCAGTTTCAGACTGACGCAGATGATGTTGATGCCTGGACGTTAGATGCCTTGCGCATTGTCTCCAGTGGAGAGACGGGCCATGATGAGTTCTCCACCCAGGCGCTGGTCAGGAAACATAaggatgcagcagcagaggtagTTAGCTACCGGCCAGTCATCGACCTACTTCACGAGCAGGCTACCTCCCTGCCCAAAGAGGAGGCGGAGTCAGAGGAGGTGCGTGGTCGTCTGGCCGGCATTGAGGAGCGCTATAAGGAGGTGGCTGAGCTGACAAAGCTGAGGAAACAGGCGCTGCAGGATGCTCTGGCGCTCTATAAGATGTTCAGTGAAGCCGACGCATGTGAGGTGTGGATCGATGAGAAGGAGCAGTGGCTGAACAGCTTGGAGATCCCTGAAAAACTGGAAGACCTTGAGGTTATACAGCACAG GTTTGAGAGTCTAGAGCCAGAGATGAACAACCAGGCGTCTCGTGTCGCTGTGGTGAACCAGATCGCCCGGCAGCTGATGCATAATGGTCACCCAAGTGAAAAGGACATCAAGACCCAGCAGGACAAACTGAACAACAG GTGGAGTCAGTTCCGTGACCTGGTGGACCAGAAGAAGGAGTCCCTGAACTCTGCTCTGGGTGTGCAGAACTACCACCTCGACTGCAACGAGACCAAGTCCTGGATCAAAGAGAAGACCAAGGTCATCGAGTCCACGCAGGAGCTGGGCAACGATCTCACTGGTGTCATGGCCCTGCAGCGTAAACTGACCGGTATGGAGCGTGACTTGGCTGCCATCGAGGACAAATTGGGTGACCTGCGCGGTGAGGCCCAGCGGCTGGCAGAGGAGCACCCCGACCAGGCTAAGGCCATCACAGGCCGTCTGGCTGAGATCAATGCTGTCTGGGAGGAAATGAAGAACACACTGAAGAACCGTGAGGAGTCTTTGGGTGAGGCCCGGAAGCTGCAACAGTTCTTGCGTGAGCTGGACGATTTCCAGTCGTGGCTCTCCCGCACTCAGACCGCCATCGCCTCAGAGGACATGCCCAACACGCTGGCTGAGGCAGAGAAGCTGATGGCTCAGCATGAAGGCATCAAGAACGAGATCCAGAACTATGAGGAGGACTACCAGAAGATGCGGGACATGGGGGAGATGGTGACTCAGGGCCAGACAGACGCTCAGTACATGTTCCTGCGACAGAGGCTGCAGGCGCTCGACACCGGCTGGAACGAACTTCACAAAATGTGGGAGAACCGGCAGAACCTGCTGTCCCAGTCACATGCTTACCAGCTGTTCCTCAGGGACACGAAGCAGGCCGAGGCCTTCCTCAACAACCAG GAGTACGTCCTGGCTCACACTGAGATGCCCTCTACTCTGGAAGGTGCCGAGGCCGCCATCAGGAAGCAGGAGGACTTCATGACCACCATGGACGCCAACGAAGACAAGATCAACGGTGTGGTGGAGGCCGGCAGGCGCCTGGCGAGCGACGGGAACATTGACGCCGAACGTATCCAGGAGAGAGTCGCCTCCATTGACGAAAG gcATAAGAAGAACAGGGaggctgctgtggagctgctgatgaGACTGAAGGACAACAGAGACCTGCAGAAGTTCCTGCAGGACTGTCAGGAG ctgtcTCTGTGGATCAACGAGAAGATGCTCACAGCGCAGGACATGACGTACGACGAGGCCAGGAACCTACACAGCAAGTGGCTGAAGCACCAGGCCTTCATGGCCGAACTGCAGTCCAATAAAGAGTGGCTGGACAAGATCCAGAAG GAAGGCATGATGCTGGTGTCAGAGAAACCGGAGACGGAGGCGGTGGTGAAGGAGAAGCTGTCAGCGCTCCACGCCATGTGGGAGGAGTTAGAGTCGACCACGCAGACAAAGGCTCAGTGCCTGTTCGATGCCAACAAGGCCGAGCTGTTCACTCAAAGCTGCACCGACCTCGACAAGTGGCTCGTTGGTCTCGAGGGTCAGATCCAGTCTGACGACTACGGCAAAGATCTGACCTCTGTCAACATCCTGCTCAAGAAACAGCAG atgCTGGAGAACCAGGTGGAGGTGCGTCAGAAGGAggtggtggagctgcagagccAGGTGAAGGCTCTGGGTCAGGAGGTGAAGGACGCTGATGAGGTGGACGGGCGGAGGCAGCTGGTGGAGAGTAAGttccaggagctgctggagccgctGAGACGCCGCAGGAACTTCTTGGTGGAATCAAGAGAAGTTCACCAGTTCAACCGAGATGTTGAGGATGAGATT CTGTGGGTTCAGGAGCGGATGCCTGTCGCCACGTCCACCGACCACGGACACAACCTGCAGACCGTCCAGCTGCTCATCAAGAAGAACCAG actctGCAGAAGGAGACCCAAGGACATCAGCCTCGAATCGATGACATCCTGGAACGCAGTCAGAGCCTGCTGCGCGACGAGTCCTCCAACACCGACCTCATCCGTCAGCGTCTGgccgagctgcagcagctgtggcgGCAGCATATGGAGGAGGCGGAGTGCCGACACGGCCGGCTGGAGGAGGCCCACAAGGCTCAGCAGTACTATTTTGACGCTGCCGAGGCCGAGGCGTGGATGAGCGAGCAGGAGCTGTACATGATGTCAGAGGAGAAGGCTAAG gacgAGCTGAGCGCCGTCACCATGTTGAAGAAGCATCAGATTGTGGAGCTGGCGGTGGAGGACTACGCCGAGACCGTCCACCAACTGTCAAAGACCAGCCGAGGACTGGTGTCCGACGCACACCCAGAGAG tgagcgGATCAGCATGCGTCAGTCTCAGGTGGACAAACTTTACGCCGGCCTGAAGGACCTGTCTGAAGAGAGGCGTGGCAAATTGGACGAGAGGCTCCGCCTCTTCCAGTTGAACCGTGAGGTCGACGACCTCGAGCAGTGGATCGCTGAGCGGGAGGTGGTGGCCGGGTCACATGAGCTGGGACAGGACTACGAACACGTAACT ATGTTACAGGAACGTTTCCGGGAATTTGCCCGGGACACGGGGAACATCGGTCAGGAGCGCGTGGATGCTGTTAACCGTCTGGCGGACGAGCTGATCAATGCCGGGCATGGCGACGCTGCGACTGTGGCGGAGTGGAAAGACGGGCTTAACGAGGCCTGGGCCGACCTGCTGGAGCTCATCGATACCAGGACGCAGATCCTCGCTGCCTCCTTCGAGCTCCACAAGTTCTACAACGATGCGAAGGAGATCCTTGGGCGCATCCTGGACAAGCAGAAGAAGCTGCCGGAGGAGGTTGGACGAGACCAGAACACGGTGGAGACGCTGCAGAGGATGCACACCACCTTCGAACATGACATCCAGGCGCTGGGAACACAG gtgaggcagctgcaggacgATGCAGTCCGCCTTCAGTCGGCATATGCGGGCGACAAAGCTGACGACATCCAGCGGAGGGAGTGCGAGGTGCTGGTGGCCTGGAGGAGTCTGCTGGAGGCGTGCGACGGACGCCGGCTCCGCCTCCTCGACACCGGCGATAAGTTCAGGTTCTTCAGCATGGTCCGAGACCTGATGCTGTGGATGGACGACGTGATCCGACTCATCGAGGCCCAGGAGAAACCTAG AGACGTGTCGtcagtggagctgctgatgAACAACCATCAGGGCATCAAAGCCGAGATTGATGCCCGAAACGACAGCTTCACCGCCTGCATAGAGCTGGGGAAAGCCCTGCTCGCCCGAAAACACTACGCCTCTGAGGAG ATcaaagagaagctgctgcagctgacggACAAGAGGAAAGAGATGATTGACAAGTGGGAAGATCGATGGGAGTGGCTACGGCTTA tcCTGGAGGTGCACCAGTTCTCCCGGGATGCTGGCGTCGCCGAGGCGTGGCTGCTGGGTCAGGAGCCCTACCTGTCCAGCAGGGAGATGGGACAGAGTGTGGACGAGGTGGAGAAACTCATCAAACGCCACGAAGCCTTCGAGAAGTCGGCCGCCACCTGGGAGGAACGTTTCTCGGCTCTAGAGCGACTGACCACG TTGGAGCTGTTGGAGGTGCGgcggcagcaggaggaggaggagcgcaGGAGGAAGCCGCCGTCTCCAGAGCCGCCGCTGATCCAACACGACGAgtcacagcagcacag cgGCGTCATCGTTCAGAACGGACTGGCGTCCGACCACGACTCTCCTCGG